In Drechmeria coniospora strain ARSEF 6962 chromosome 03, whole genome shotgun sequence, the DNA window cgcatcTGGGGAGCATGAAGGGTCACCCTGATCCGTTGTCAACCTTCACCACTGCGCGAAATTCCTCGCCCTGTTGGGCCGCTGCAaatctcggcctcgctccGTCTCCGCCATCGACATGTCGAGACCATTTCATCATGTAAGCCGCAAGAGTTCTCCCTTCCTGACCGGAGCGTTCTTCCAACATCACATCCTCTCCATCTTGCTGATTCTTCTATTCAGCCCTTCCAGGAAGCCCAGTTTGACATGTTCGATTGGTATCCCACGTACCAAGCCTGCCTTCGCTTCTTTGTCGAACATGGCCAGCATGACAATCCCGTGCAAACGGTCGCCGCCATAGTCAACATCAAACTTCCATTTCAGAAATCAGTCACTGGTGCTTCGCCTGCGCCCACCAACCctgacgtcgtcctcgtcctgcccTACGTCCGCCGCCTTGTCGCCACCGGATTCGACACGCCCGCCGTCCTCCACGGCTTCTTCGGCGACGACTGGCAACAAGGCATCGGCCCCATACACGAGTCGGAGCGGAGGAACTACCTCTTCGCCGCCAAGAGCGACACCTGGCTTAAGGTCAAGGCCAACTACGACATGGACGAAGATCAGGCCGTCCCATTCCTACGTCCCTTACAGAGCGTGACGGAAAAGGAGATCGTCAACGCAGAGGCATGCTGGAGTGAGTGGCTGGCCATGCAGGACTGGATGCTCGGCCCGAGGGCTCCCTCCAGGGGCTAGTTGCTGTTCGAGGAGCCGTTTATTCCGAATCGGATTGAGAGGGAATTCTAGCAATCAGCCGCATCAAGGGCCACAAGCCGGCGCGAACCCTGCTAATGTTGCTTACGGAAGTCGGCACTCGCCCCGTAGTGCGCCtttccccgccgccgtcgcaacAGAGACGCCAGGAACGACTTGTCTTGGGCACGGGTGGAAGGCGTGTATAACACACCGTTGGAGCGGAGAAACCATCGGTCAGCTCATTTCACTAACCGGCCTGGGAAATCGGTTgggagggcggcggcatATGATATAATTCTCAGGggtgccatcgccatcggcgggATCGCCACCTGGAGAGATGGTGTGGTAACCCAGACTGTGGCTAAGCTCATGCATGGCTTTGCTTCACTCTGGGACACGTGGACAGCCGGTACGGTACGGCTCTGACAAAAAAAGACGAAGTCCATACCCTAGCAAGTCATCATTGTTGACTCTTATTCTCTATCATCCACTTCCATCGAGTCCATGCTCCCGCCTGCCTAGTCTGGCACACACGCGTGTCTATTACATGTATACACCAAGGAGGCCAATGTTGCGTCACCGACAGATATACGAGAGCAAAAGGGAACAGACCTCGACGGATGACGGATAGAGAATTCCGCGTCCACGACTTGCCTGAGATCTGCCTCTGCCGAGCAGCACACAACCCCCATCTCATAGTAATAATGCAAAGCATGCCGAACTCCATACCCTCCCGCTGCCCACTGCGCGGGGAATATTCGGCATACGTGAAATACGGCGAGGAATGCAACCGACCTCACCTTGCCAAAACGCCGCAACCAAATCTTCATCCAAGGCATAAACTCACAGCCGTGCGGCGGCCGCAGTCATGTACCAGAGCCGAGCGTATAGAGCGTAGTGCACCGACAACTCTTCCGAAAACATCCGTCTCAGTTGAGGAATCCTTTGCACGCAGTGGTGCCGCAGAGACAGGGGATGCGATCCAAACTCCCAATCTCTCTCTCAAACTTGTAGTCGTAGGTCAACTCCTCATCTGCAGCACTCGTTAGGTCAAACGGACTTCTGCAGGGAGGGTTAGATATGGGTCTATTGCGAACGTACTGAGGGCAATATCACGGAGGGCATAGATGACGATTCGCTTGCTGCCCTCAACTTTGATGATTTTGGCTGTGCAATTGGGCATGCAGCTGTGGTTAATGAATCGCGCGATGCCCCCCTTTTTGGTCGCATCCACGACCGTGTCGTCATCAATGCGGAACAGGTAGCTGCTTCCTATACCACTCTTAAGGTACCGATTCTCACGTATCTCGGCAATCTTTTGCCGCACCTCCTCACCAACGTACTCGATAATCATGTCGTCCTTGGCGATGTTCTCCATGGCATAGAGGCCCCAGTTGTGGATGGCTGATCGGGCAAACTTCACCGGCTTCTTCCGCTTCTTAAGCTGGTTGAACTTGAAGACGTCCGAATCCTGCCCGAGTGTCTTCTTTTGGTCATTCAAGTCGGCAACATATCGCCGGTTGCTGGCCCGGTTCGCTCGCGAATTCCCCTTCGCGAtgagcttctcggccgccagtctcgcggcctcggcggcgccagcATCCTTGCCCGTCTTGAAGTGAGCCTGTCGTTCCTCCCTTGCCTTCTGAACCTTGATGTGAtgaggcaagtacttggacttTTCCGAGTTAAGGATCTTCTTGACACCTTCAGTCCTGGCGCAACCTGTCGAGTTCGGCACGTAGTAACCTCCAATGGAAATTGGCTGTGTCGTAGATCGATTGGAAGAATTGAGCTCCCTTACTCGGTTCCGCTTCCATAGCCACAACTCAGGATCCCCAATGTCGTCCATGACAAACTTCTTTAAAAGTTTCGCCAGGTCGGGTACGTCCTTTACGCCGAGGGCAAAGTCTTGAAGCGATGATATGTCCGGGCTGAAGCCGTCGGGGAGAGTCATCGCCGGGGTCAAAGGCTGCGTGGCAAAAAGTTTTTCGTCGTACTTGGCAACCACGGATTCGTCTGGGGGTTGCTCctgcttctcggcctcggacgaCGCAGGCGCCACCTCCTTCTCACGCGAGGCTTCATTTTCTTGCAGTCGCTTCAATGCCTCTCGCTCTTCAAACAATTgcttcttcgtcttcttcttcgaCTTCGCAGCTTTCTTCTTCGTCCCTTGGGGCGTCTGAGACACTGGAGTGCCTGATCGGGAAACACCGCTGTCGATGGCATTTGCATCCGGTACCACTTCTTCCGCCGCTTCGTGTCCATCGACAGCTGCCGGAAGGCGTGCGATTTTGACGCCAAACAAATCTTCGTCGGATTTTTTCTGGCGCTTGAATGCCGTTTCGAGCGACTCCTCCAGCTTCCGTTTCCTGGATGGCGGGCCTTCGGCAAGGGCGAGGCTAGCCTCGGTCATGGAATCATCATCTTGCCGGCCCCACGACCCCTGGTCATCCTTGAATGCTTCATCGTCGGTGCTCATGCGACTTCGAGGCCGTGATTCGAGCTCTTCCGTATCGCGAGCCAGCAAGGCTCCTGCATCCGTCTCATCATCCGACTCGAAATCGCTGTCGAGGCTCTTCAGCCGGTGATGCAGAGATCGGAAAGCAGGGCGGGCCATGGACTGCCGCTTTCTGGAAAATGGGTCGACGAATGTACTGCGATGAGCCTGGCCCTTTGCCTTTGCTTTGCGTATTCTGGGCAGCGCCTTTGCTTCGAACCGGGAGGTGCGTCGCTCAATCGGGTCGGTTCGAGAGTTTGGCGTCCCAACTCGGGCGTTGTCGTTGCTGTCGTCAAAGCTAAAGATGCTATCATCCTCTGGTTGATCAAGATTGAGCTTTCTCCTCTTGGCCGCATGGTTTGAAGGATCGAGAAAGTCGGCGAGGCTGGGCGCAGCAACCTGGGTGCGTATGTGGCGGATCAGATGATCCATCATCTCCCTGCGAACGActtcgacggcttcgacgacagGGTCGAAGTTCTTTGCCCgctgcttcttctcctcttccaggtcggcctcctcctcgcggcgccgtcgagtaTACTCGTCGGACCGCCGTCGAtaggtcgtcgtcgggccccTTTCCGGCGTCAGACTTCGCTTTCGGGCAGGATCAGAGGGACGCTCAGAAAGGCGGTCTTTGCTCTGCGGCAAGCACAGCTGCATTGCCATATTATACGTGAAGAACTCGGTATGGTTGGCGGCCCGGAAGCAACGTTCTGCTTCCGACCTGCCGGCATACGAATTCCGAAAAATGACATAAAAGCCCGTTTTGTCTAGTCGGATATCGTCGATGGCGAAGTTTTTCAATCGCTTCTTCATGTGAGGTATGATGCTCGGCAGAACAGGAACACTTTCGGCCGTGACAAAGACGTAGGGATACTCGGAAAGTTGTGCGGCGATGCTTTGCGGCTCGACGCTGCTGTGAGGGCGCGGAGGGCCGGTCGGCGTTGTCTGCGACGGCACCAGAGACGAAGGCAGTCGTTGGGCGGCAGGCCCTTTCGGCGCTGTCGGGGGGGGGCGAACGAACGAGGGCGCGGATGCTGGCGTAGACGACGATTTCGGACCGGTAGGAGtagccgtcgaggccgacgatggggtTCGCAACAACCTCTCCCTGCTTTGTTTCTCGCGCTTCAGGTGGTCCTCGAGCATCCGTCGGCTCTTGCGGCCTTCAGGATCGTACTCTACCTTGACGATATCGGCGTCAATTTTGATACCCTTGGAGGCTCGAACAGCACGACGGGCTGCTTCTATGGCAGATACGGGAGGGCGGCCGGGTTGTTTCGCATCTCGAAAGCGGATTGTGGCAAAGCCAAGGTAGCTCCCCGTGTCGGGGTGCATCTTGTTGCTGCTCTCGGCAATCTCGCCAAAGGCGGCGAAAACGGAGGTGACTTTAATGAAGGAGACTAGAGGGTTGTACCGAGTGACGACAAtttgcgtcggcggcccgggGCCGATTGACGTCTTCGGATCGTATGGATAAGGCTTGAGGTTCTCGGGCGAGTGGCGCAAACGTGCTTTGGGTAGGTAGTAGTCGGTATTGATATATCCCAATCGATCGCCGGCTTTTGCAAGCCGTGGATCTGGAGGGGGAGCGTCATTGTCCTAATACCAAGCCATTAGCGAAAAAAATACTCCCAACGAGGACACGAcgctccccctcccctcagGCGGGATAGAGTATAGTTATAGATACGTACCAACCCAAACTCTTCATAAATTGGCTTGGAGCTCTTCCCC includes these proteins:
- a CDS encoding histone H3 methyltransferase complex protein codes for the protein MTRTPPAVSFAQFFPNAPKVRADRERSRRSLPEIETAAGAPAAAVPLAVETTTTVGFVRPSHPSAQLAGAPHHHVDDSNDSLAEDVPSTAGSSSSHASSASSMFSSTLKPSQPSNGRRRGSFSDSLHNSPASAPERAMAMSTSADLAGKAPRNIPLPTSNDSFMSTAGRIPARDPLPSVKGMKCTYDPTLDRARRRGSGKSSKPIYEEFGLDNDAPPPDPRLAKAGDRLGYINTDYYLPKARLRHSPENLKPYPYDPKTSIGPGPPTQIVVTRYNPLVSFIKVTSVFAAFGEIAESSNKMHPDTGSYLGFATIRFRDAKQPGRPPVSAIEAARRAVRASKGIKIDADIVKVEYDPEGRKSRRMLEDHLKREKQSRERLLRTPSSASTATPTGPKSSSTPASAPSFVRPPPTAPKGPAAQRLPSSLVPSQTTPTGPPRPHSSVEPQSIAAQLSEYPYVFVTAESVPVLPSIIPHMKKRLKNFAIDDIRLDKTGFYVIFRNSYAGRSEAERCFRAANHTEFFTYNMAMQLCLPQSKDRLSERPSDPARKRSLTPERGPTTTYRRRSDEYTRRRREEEADLEEEKKQRAKNFDPVVEAVEVVRREMMDHLIRHIRTQVAAPSLADFLDPSNHAAKRRKLNLDQPEDDSIFSFDDSNDNARVGTPNSRTDPIERRTSRFEAKALPRIRKAKAKGQAHRSTFVDPFSRKRQSMARPAFRSLHHRLKSLDSDFESDDETDAGALLARDTEELESRPRSRMSTDDEAFKDDQGSWGRQDDDSMTEASLALAEGPPSRKRKLEESLETAFKRQKKSDEDLFGVKIARLPAAVDGHEAAEEVVPDANAIDSGVSRSGTPVSQTPQGTKKKAAKSKKKTKKQLFEEREALKRLQENEASREKEVAPASSEAEKQEQPPDESVVAKYDEKLFATQPLTPAMTLPDGFSPDISSLQDFALGVKDVPDLAKLLKKFVMDDIGDPELWLWKRNRVRELNSSNRSTTQPISIGGYYVPNSTGCARTEGVKKILNSEKSKYLPHHIKVQKAREERQAHFKTGKDAGAAEAARLAAEKLIAKGNSRANRASNRRYVADLNDQKKTLGQDSDVFKFNQLKKRKKPVKFARSAIHNWGLYAMENIAKDDMIIEYVGEEVRQKIAEIRENRYLKSGIGSSYLFRIDDDTVVDATKKGGIARFINHSCMPNCTAKIIKVEGSKRIVIYALRDIALNEELTYDYKFEREIGSLDRIPCLCGTTACKGFLN